A genomic window from Vanessa atalanta chromosome 7, ilVanAtal1.2, whole genome shotgun sequence includes:
- the LOC125065455 gene encoding uncharacterized protein LOC125065455 — MNKIWSVAGLPNLWEFNVYHKKLYKYFHRFLTLCIFIFIILEIAAFFTQSSLSDRQSNDLIIFSLSHLVLINYYVVIEYHKKKLKDLIFKLCTSLKNVYNDPDIQMRMIKKTSYYTIAHFVTYDTKITLAYILPDGSFITVVTGWPDTEDNSASANLMRFIIYIIWWIFMIRATAAITVIIMITISLSHQYKNLQSYFYSLNEIFQDNCDENDLTEKEDKYVKALKIGIKLHSDTLWCTKQCQMTCSSVISGQILITVSVLCLLMLQMNSERTLTNVLTIITTSSAVLTSSGFVMWNAGDITIEAALVPTAMFSSGWQHCRGSTSERVRKLLFVAMTQGQKHIFLRSFGVVEISYTSYVSIVKSSYSAFSFLY; from the exons atgaacaaaatttgGTCTGTAGCAGGACTACCTAATTTGTGGGAATTTAACGTATATCATaagaaattatacaaatattttcatagatttttaacactgtgcatatttatttttataatattggaaaTCGCGGCATTTTTCACACAGTCTTCTTTATCAGATAGACAATCAAATGACCTGATAATATTCAGCTTATCACACCttgttcttataaattattacgtagTTATAGAATACCATAAGAAAAagttaaaagatttaatttttaagctgTGCAcatctttaaaaaatgtgtacaaTGATCCTGATATACAAATGCGAATGATCAAGAAGACTTCTTACTACACAATTGCTCATTTTGTTACA TACGACACAAAAATAACGTTAGCCTATATTTTGCCAGATGGATCATTCATAACAGTGGTTACAGGCTGGCCCGATACTGAAGACAACAGCGCTTCGGCTAACCTTATGCGctttattatttacatcatcTGGTGGATTTTTATGATTAGGGCAACGGCTGCCATCACGGTAATCATTATGATAACAATATCTCTCAGTCACCAGTACAAAAACTTACAAAGTTACTTCTATAGTCTCAATGAGATATTTCAAGATAATTGTGATGAAAATGACCTAACTGAAAAAGAGGATAAATATGTCAAAGCCCTTAAAATTGGTATTAAGTTGCACTCTGATACGTTATG GTGTACAAAACAATGTCAAATGACATGCAGCTCAGTTATCAGTGGGCAAATACTTATAACCGTGTCCGTTTTGTGTCTTCTGATGTTGCAAATG AACTCGGAACGTACGCTTACGAACGTTTTGACCATTATCACCACCAGCTCAGCTGTTCTGACCAGTAGTGGCTTTGTTATGTGGAACGCTGGTGACATCACCATAGAA GCAGCTCTTGTCCCAACTGCCATGTTTTCATCCGGTTGGCAGCACTGCCGAGGCTCCACATCCGAAAGAGTTAGGAAGTTGCTGTTTGTGGCAATGACCCAGGGACAA AAGCACATTTTTTTACGGAGTTTTGGAGTTGTTGAGATATCATATACGTCATATGTGTCg ATCGTGAAATCATCGTATTCAGCCTTTTCTTTCCTGTATTAA
- the LOC125065351 gene encoding 3-hydroxyisobutyryl-CoA hydrolase, mitochondrial, producing the protein MFKLRILPQTASLIKRTMSSQEADVLFETINNAGIITLNRPKALNSLNTSMVSKLLPQLREWENSKNLVIIKGAGDKAFCAGGDVKLAIDRVEGPKFFHTEYNVNYLIGKYKIPYIAIINGITMGGGLGMSVHGRYRVATEKTMIAMPETKIGLFPDVGGSYFLPRLQVNLGLYLGLTGDRLKGKDVVKAGIATHFVSSKRLYELEKLLLRCTSEMEIHSLLNKFNEPPEEFSLAPNIKHINYCFAASTVEEIIERLEKVQNEWSVKTIKTLHQMCPGSLKITMRALQRGAQLDLPQCLKMEYRLACRATENHDFPEGVRALLVDKDNNPQWKPKTLAEVDDDYVESYFKKLPEDRELKFFDAKL; encoded by the exons atgtttaaattaagaatattaccGCAAACCGCATCTCTTATAAAACGAACTATGTCGAGTCAAGAAGcagatgttttatttgaaacaattaaCAATGCAGGTATTATTACCTTAAATAGGCCAAAAGCTCTGAATTCCTTGAACACATCCATGGTATCTAAGTTACTTCCACAGTTACGTGAATGGGAGAACagtaaaaatttagtaataattaaaggtGCTGGGGATAAAGCATTCTGTGCTGGCGGTGACGTGAAGCTAGCAATTGATAGGGTAGAAGGTCCAAAATTCTTCCACACTgagtataatgtaaattatcttATCGGGAAATATAAAATTCCATACATAGCAATTATTAATGGAATCACCATGGGCGGTGGACTTGGAATGTCTGTTCATGGGAGGTATAGAGTCGCTACTGAGAAAACGATGATTGCAATGCCTGAGACTAAGATAGGACTGTTTCCGGACGTTGGTGGTTCTTACTTCCTTCCAAGACTGCAAGTTAATTTAGGATTGTACCTGGGTTTGACTGGAGATAGGTTAAAAGGCAAAGACGTTGTAAAAGCAGGTATAGCAACTCACTTTGTATCTAGCAAACGATTGTATGAATTAGAAAAGCTTTTGCTAAGATGCACCAGTGAAATGGAAATACATTCTTTACTTAACAAGTTCAATGAACCGCCTGAAGAGTTTTCACTAGCTCCGAACATCAAACACATTAACTACTGTTTTGCTGCTTCTACTGTCGAAGAGATCATTGAGAGACTTGAAAAAGTTCAAAATGAATGGTCTGTTAAGACCATAAAG ACATTACATCAAATGTGCCCTGGTTCACTTAAAATTACAATGAGAGCATTACAAAGAGGGGCACAGTTGGACCTGCCTCAATGTCTTAAAATGGAGTATCGCCTTGCTTGCCGAGCAACTGAGAACCACGACTTCCCAgaag gagTCCGAGCTCTACTTGTCGACAAGGACAACAACCCCCAGTGGAAGCCAAAGACCTTAGCGGAAGTGGATGATGATTATGTTGAGAGCTACTTTAAGAAGCTCCCAGAAGATAGAGAGCTCAAATTCTTTGATGCTAAACTTTAA
- the LOC125065353 gene encoding peptide deformylase, mitochondrial-like, producing the protein MGFLRKTINWYAKLAPGWGRSLPPYEHVVQIGDPILRKVSEPVPVDKIKTDEIQKVIQNLKYVLDKYGSIGMAAPQIGVNLRIFVMRLTATQIAKIPAETIKLKNMSVVPLTVFVNPKLKVVDYNKIIHSEGCESVRSFSADVARYNEVQVKGYNADGEEILHVFKGWPARIAQHEMDHLDGKLYTDIMDRKSLHCICWDEVNLSKGKIVIPFCPQ; encoded by the exons ATGggttttttaagaaaaacaataaattggtATGCCAAGTTAGCTCCCGGTTGGGGTCGTTCCTTACCTCCTTACGAACATGTTGTTCAAATCGGTGATCCGATATTACGTAAAGTCTCAGAACCAGTACCGGtagacaaaattaaaactgatgaaatacaaaaagtaatacaaaatttaaaatatgtgctCGATAAATATGGTAGTATAGGAATGGCTGCGCCCCAGATAGGagtaaatttaagaatattcgTTATGAGACTGACCGCGACGCAGATAGCGAAAATCCCCGCAGAAACGATAAAACTGAAGAATATGTCAGTAGTACCTCTTACT GTTTTCGTGAACCCTAAACTAAAAGTAgtcgattataataaaattatacacagtGAAGGCTGTGAAAGTGTAAGATCATTTTCAGCAGATGTTGCAAGATATAATGAAGTCCAAgttaaag GATATAATGCAGATGGAGAAGAAATATTGCATGTGTTTAAAGGTTGGCCAGCAAGAATAGCCCAACACGAAATGGACCATTTAGATGGTAAACTATACACAGACATCATGGACAGGAAAAGCTTACACTGCATATGTTGGGACGAAGTCAATTTATCAAAAGGCAAGATTGTAATACCATTCTGCCCACAATAA